In Cryptomeria japonica chromosome 10, Sugi_1.0, whole genome shotgun sequence, a genomic segment contains:
- the LOC131050914 gene encoding histone H3.2 has product MARTKQTARKSTGGKAPRKQLATKAARKSAPATGGVKKPHRFRPGTVALREIRKYQKSTELLIRKLPFQRLVREIAQDFKTDLRFQSSAVSALQEAAEAYLVGLFEDTNLCAIHAKRVTIMPKDIQLARRIRGERA; this is encoded by the coding sequence ATGGCCCGCACAAAGCAGACAGCAAGGAAATCAACTGGAGGGAAGGCCCCTCGCAAGCAATTGGCAACGAAGGCGGCGAGAAAGAGTGCCCCTGCTACAGGGGGAGTGAAGAAGCCTCATCGTTTCAGGCCCGGAACCGTTGCTCTTCGGGAGATCCGCAAATACCAGAAGAGCACAGAGCTGCTCATAAGGAAGTTGCCTTTCCAGAGGCTTGTAAGAGAGATTGCCCAAGACTTTAAGACGGATCTGCGCTTCCAGAGCTCAGCCGTTTCGGCATTGCAAGAGGCAGCAGAGGCCTATCTGGTCGGACTCTTTGAGGATACTAATTTGTGTGCTATTCATGCCAAGAGGGTTACTATTATGCCCAAGGATATCCAGCTCGCTCGCCGTATTCGAGGCGAGAGGGCTTAG